A stretch of DNA from Paenibacillus albus:
GGAGGCTTCCGCTTTGTTAGCGGGAGCTTCTTTCTGTGTTGCAGTGATATCTATAACTTCCCGTTATAGCCATCTAACGGATCGGTAGTACTGCTCGCGGCAGCCGAGTGTTAAATTAAATGAGCCGGTGAGATACTACAGGCGGAAGCGGAACAAACCGTTCTTCCCGTCTACTCACGGATAAACTTTATTCTAAGGAGCAGATAACGTGGATCATTTGTTTACACCGTTTCAGATAAAAGGTCTTGAGCTCAAGAACCGGGTCGTTATGCCGCCGATGTGCCAATATGCGGTTAAGAATAAGGACGGGATCCCAAACGACTGGCACTATAACCACTATGTCAGCCGCGCAATCGGAGGAGCTAGTCTCATTATTATGGAGATGACCGACATCGAGCCGGATGGCCGGATTACCGACTATGATCTTGGAATTTGGTCCGACGATTATATTGCTCCATTGAAACGAATCGTTGATGCCATTCATGAGAACGGAGCTAAGGTAGGCATTCAGATTGCCCATGCGGGACGAAAAGCCGAGGATGCCGAAACTCCGGTAGCGCCGTCCGCAATACCGTATGACGATAAATCGAAGACACCGCGCGCGCTGACAACGGAAGAAGTGAAGCAGCAAGTAGAGAATTTCCGTCTGGCTGCGGAACGCGCTGTGAAAGCCGGTATGGATACGATTGAAATCCATGGCGCCCATGGCTATTTAATTCATCAATTCCAGTCCGCATATACGAATAAACGCACCGATGAATATGGCCAAGATTTGACGTTGTTTGGCCGCGAAGTTATTCAAGCGGTGAAAAGCGTCATGCCCGATTCAATGCCTCTTATCATGCGTATTTCCGCTAGAGAGTATGTTGATGGTGGTTATGGTTTAGAAGAGAGCATTGCATTCTCCAAAGCCTATCGAGATGCAGGTGTAGATATGTTCCATGTCAGCTCCGGAGGAGAAGGCTCGATTCTCGCGCACGGAAGACCGGGTACTCATGTGGCGTATCAAGTGCCGATGGCTAGAGCTATCAGACAAGCATTGAATGTGCCCGTCATCGCGGTCGGCCGGCTGGACGAGCCTGCACTCGCTAATGCAGTCGTAGGCAATGAAGA
This window harbors:
- a CDS encoding NADH:flavin oxidoreductase/NADH oxidase; this encodes MDHLFTPFQIKGLELKNRVVMPPMCQYAVKNKDGIPNDWHYNHYVSRAIGGASLIIMEMTDIEPDGRITDYDLGIWSDDYIAPLKRIVDAIHENGAKVGIQIAHAGRKAEDAETPVAPSAIPYDDKSKTPRALTTEEVKQQVENFRLAAERAVKAGMDTIEIHGAHGYLIHQFQSAYTNKRTDEYGQDLTLFGREVIQAVKSVMPDSMPLIMRISAREYVDGGYGLEESIAFSKAYRDAGVDMFHVSSGGEGSILAHGRPGTHVAYQVPMARAIRQALNVPVIAVGRLDEPALANAVVGNEDAELVAVGRGMLRNPYWALEAAAKLGKEIQYPGVYGLGFGIK